DNA from Synechococcus elongatus PCC 6301:
GCCCTACTGCAATCGTCATTGGATCTAAAACCTCTTGCCGTACTGAAATCAGAACGTTTCAGCAAGTTGTCCACCCCATGATATCGGCTCCAAGGATTTTTACAATCCGACACGAATTGCTCAGAGACCTTTGGGGGCAAGCCTTTGAGCAGATCTACTCATTGAAATCGCAGAAACTGCCCCTCTCAGGCCAGCACGACCTAAGATCGAGACCGGAACTCATACGCTGACGTCATCTCCTATGCCGAGCCCCGTAGCGACCGTTGAGACGGATTCTTTACAGCAGCCAATCTTGGGATCCCGCCGCCCCAGCAACTATTTTTGGGCGATCGCGGTTTCGGTCGGGGGGACCGGATTTCTGCTGGCGGGCCTGTCCAGCTACCTGCAGGTCAATCTGTTGCCCTTTTCCGAGCCGACCCGACTGGCCTTTTTGCCCCAAGGACTGGTGATGGGCCTTTACGGGATCGCAGCCATCCTCTTGGCCAGCTACCTCTGGTTTGTGATCAGCCTCGATGTCGGCGGTGGCTATAACGCCTTCGATCGCAAAACTCAGAAAGCCACCATCTTTCGCTGGGGCTTCCCGGGCAAAAATCGTCGCGTTGAAATCACCTATCCCCTCAGCGATATCCAAGCGGTGCGCGTGGACATTAAAGAAGGCCTGAACCCCAAGCGGGCCCTCTACCTCAAGGTCAAAGGTCGGGGTGACGTTCCCCTAACGCGAGTTGGGCAGCCGCTACCGCTAACGGAACTGGAATCGCAGGGCGCTGAGCTGGCTCGTTTTCTGGCCGTGCCTCTGGAGGGCCTCTAAGATGCGATCGCTGATCCAAGTTGCCGCCCAAGGACTCCTGATCGGTCTGGTGGCCTGGGGCTTAGTTGCCTGCAGTGGCAGTACCACCTCCCTCTCTGCAGCCAATGCCAATCCTGAGGACGTGGGACGCCTATACCCCGACATCCCTCGTCTGGAGGGCAATGCCACCGTTGTGCTGACGGTCAATAATCAGCCGATCGAGATCGAAGTCCTTGGAAAAGATGCGCCGCTTACCGCTGGCAATTTTGTTGACCTCGTCTCTAAAGGAGTTTACGACGGCACCAGCTTTCACCGCGTGGTGAAAGAACCGCAGCCCTTTGTGGTTCAAGGTGGCGATCCACAAAGCAAAGATCCCAAAGTGCCGGCCCAGCAACTGGGCACTGGGTCCTACCAAGATCCCAATACGAAACAGCCACGCTACTTACCCTTAGAAATTACGCCTGAGGGCGCAAGCCAGCCGGTCTATAGCCGGACGCTGGAACAAGCGAGCGTTAGCCGGCCACCAAAATTGCGGCATCAACGCGGTGCGGTCGCCATGGCCCGCGCATCCTTCCCTGATTCGGCATCTAGCCAGTTCTACATCGCACTGTCGGATTTGGGCTTTTTGGATGGAAACTATGCTGTCTTCGGCTATGTCCGCAGCGATATGACGGTCGTCGATCGCATCAAACAGGGCGATCGCATCCAATCAGCTAAGGTCACAGCAGGTCTGGACAACCTCAAACGCCCATGAGTGGGTCAGCCCTGCGTTCTGTCTTGAATCAGTTGCCGGCCAGAGTGGCACAAGGGCTGCACCAGAGTGATGCTTTCTGGCGATCGCTGCGTTGGGGGCAACTGCCGACACCGCAGTGGGTCAGCGAATCGGCTGATCCGCTCGGCTCCTGCGATCTGGATGTCCTCGTCGCGGGAGGTACCTTGGGGCTTTTGCCTGCACTGGGCCTGCAGCGTCAGGGGTGGCGTGTTGGCCTCTGGGAACGCGGCATGGTCCAGGGGCGTGATCAGGAATGGAATATTTCGCGGCATGAGCTGGCCGTTTTGGTTGAGCTGGAACTACTGACAGCGGAGGAGCTCGAAGCGGCGATCGCGACAGAATTTCCAGCAGCCCGCATCGCTTTTCCCGGTAGCGCCGAGTTGTGGGTCGAAGGCATCCTCAACATTGGTATTTCTCCACGACGCCTGATTGCGACGCTGCTTCAGCATTTTCGTGAGCAAGGCGGGCAAGTCTTCGAACAGACCGCGATCGATCGCGTCAGTGTCCATCCCGATGGGGTTGTCATTGGGGCAGGGTCACAGCGTTGGTCGGGGCGGCTGCTCCTAGATGCCTTGGGGCACTTTTCACCGATCGCGCGTCAAGCTCGAGCGGGTGCAAAACCCGATGCCATTTGCCTCGTTGTTGGTGGCTGTGCCCAGGGCTTCCCCGCCAGCGATCGCGGCGATTTGTTTGTTTCGCGATCGCCCATCCAACAACAGCGCCAGTCCTTTTGGGAAGCTTTTCCAGCAGCAGAGGGTCGCACCGCTTATCTCTTTACCTATATCGACGCCCAGCCAGCTCGTCCGAGTCTGCGATCGCTGCTAGAGGAGTATCTAGCGGCCTTGCCGGAGTACCAGGGCGTGGATTTGCAACAGTTGCAGTGGAAACGCCTGTTGTGGGGAATTCTCCCTAGCTATCGCCAAAGCCCTCTCCAAAGTCCTTGGAATCGGATTCTCGCGATCGGCGACAGCAGTAGCGCCCAGTCTCCCCTTAGTTTTGGCGGTTTTGGCGCATTGTTGCGGCATTTGGAGCGACTCTGCCGTGGCATCCACGAAGCACTGCTCGCTGATTGCCTGCAAGCTGCCGATCTAGCGCTGTTACAACCCCATCAGCCCAACTTGGCTGTGACCTGGCTGTTTCAGCAGAGTATGACGGTGCCCCTCGATCGCTCCTTGCCCCCAGAACGGATCAACGAGCTACTGGGGCGAATCTTCGCCGTGATGGAGAGCTTGGGTCCCCAGACCCTCCGTCCTTTCCTGCAGGATGTGGTGCAGTTTCAGCCCTTGGCCAAAACCCTGTTGATGACGACGCTGCTTCATCCAGTCTTGGTGGCAAAACTGTTGCCGCAGCTGGGACTTCAACCCTTGCTGCAGTGGCTGCCGCAATTTTTGCAGCTTAGTCTCTATCGATCACTCGCGATCGCTGGCGAACCCACAGACTGGCTCAAAGTCTGCGATCGCGATCGCTTCCGCCAGCGCCGCCGCCAAGAGGCCTGGTTCTACGGATCGGGCTGCGACTATGCTGCCCCCCTCAAAAGCTCAGTGGATCGACATCGATCAATAAATTGACGCCTTTGGGGCAGCAGACACGTAGATCTGTCAGTGGCAACCACTGCCAATCGGTCTCGGGGGGTGCTTTAAGTAACAGCTGCCAGCGATGACGCCGTGCGATTCGAGCAATATTGGCCGGCGCAGGCCCCAGAAGTTCAACCCCAGCGGGCAGAATCGGGTGTAATCGGTCCGCGATCGCCTCAGCTGCAGTCATCACTACTGCTTCTTCCAAGCCCCGACAGCTCAAGAGCAGCAGCCGCTGCGCCGGCGGATAGCCATGGGCCTGCCGCTCCTGCAGCTCTTCACCCAGGAACTGGGCATAGTTGTGGTCCAGTAAATGTGTCAGCACAGGGTGATCGGGGCAGTAGGTTTGGACGATCACACGGCCGGGGCGATCGCCTCGACCGGCTCGACCCGCCACTTGGATTAGGGTCTGCAGCGATCGCTCACTAGCACGAAAGTCGGGCATGTGCAGCAACCCGTCCGCCGCCACCACACCAACGAGCGTCACCTCTGGCAGATCAATTCCCTTGGTCAGCATTTGAGTGCCCACCAATAAACTGGCGGGCTGCGATCGAAATTGATCGAGCACTTTTTGATGGCCTCCTTTTTGGCGTGTCGTATCACTGTCGTAGCGATAGACGGCGAGTTCGGGAAACAGCCGTTTGACTTCGGCTTCCACCCGCTGACTACCGCTACCGAAGTTTTTGAGATAGGGCGAATCACAGGCCGGACAACGTTGCGGCTGGGCTTGGGTGTAGTTGCAGTAGTGGCAGCGCAGCAGCGACTGATTGAGGACCTGATCGAGGTGGTAAGAGAGCGAGACATCGCAGTGAGGACAGCCGATCGGCGTGCCGCAGGCGCGACAGGAAACAAAGGTGCTGTGCCCCCGCCGATGGATAAAGAGGATGCCTTGCTCGCCCCGCGCTTGTAGGTCAACGAGGGCTTGCTGTAGTTTCGTGCTGAAGATTGAACGGTTACCGTTGGCTAGCTCTTGGCGCAGATCAACAATCTCAACTGGCGGTAGCGTTCGCGCCTCAACCCGATCGGGCAGCGCTAGGTAGCGAGTTTGAGCCTCAGCACCTTGCGTGGCCGCCCAAGTTTCCAGATCTGGGGTGGCAGACCCCAGCAGGAGCGGACAACCCTCCCATTGCGATCGCCAGTGGGCAACCTGGCGTGCGTGGTAGCAGGGCGGAGTCTGCTCTTGTTTAAAGCTGCTGTCGTGCTCCTCATCCAAAATGATCAGGCCCAGATTGGGTAGGGGGGCAAACACCGCCGATCGCGTTCCGATCACCACCCGCGCACCACCCAACAACATCTGACGCCAAGCGTCGTAGCGTTCGCCATCCGAGAGGCCGCTGTGATAGAGGCAGAGGCGATCGCCGCCAAAGCGCTGCTGAAAACGCTCGGTCAGTTGCGGCGTCAGGCCAATTTCTGGGACCAGCACCAGCACCGATCGCTGCTGATCCAAGAGAGGCGCAATCGCCTGCAGATAGACCTCGGTTTTGCCGGAACCGGTAACGCCGTGGAGCAACAAAGTTTCACCAGCGCCAGCCTGCTGAATTTGAGCCAAGGCAGCGGCTTGAGCCGGTGTCAGCTGG
Protein-coding regions in this window:
- a CDS encoding photosystem I assembly protein Ycf4, encoding MPSPVATVETDSLQQPILGSRRPSNYFWAIAVSVGGTGFLLAGLSSYLQVNLLPFSEPTRLAFLPQGLVMGLYGIAAILLASYLWFVISLDVGGGYNAFDRKTQKATIFRWGFPGKNRRVEITYPLSDIQAVRVDIKEGLNPKRALYLKVKGRGDVPLTRVGQPLPLTELESQGAELARFLAVPLEGL
- a CDS encoding peptidylprolyl isomerase, which gives rise to MRSLIQVAAQGLLIGLVAWGLVACSGSTTSLSAANANPEDVGRLYPDIPRLEGNATVVLTVNNQPIEIEVLGKDAPLTAGNFVDLVSKGVYDGTSFHRVVKEPQPFVVQGGDPQSKDPKVPAQQLGTGSYQDPNTKQPRYLPLEITPEGASQPVYSRTLEQASVSRPPKLRHQRGAVAMARASFPDSASSQFYIALSDLGFLDGNYAVFGYVRSDMTVVDRIKQGDRIQSAKVTAGLDNLKRP
- a CDS encoding NAD(P)/FAD-dependent oxidoreductase, producing MSGSALRSVLNQLPARVAQGLHQSDAFWRSLRWGQLPTPQWVSESADPLGSCDLDVLVAGGTLGLLPALGLQRQGWRVGLWERGMVQGRDQEWNISRHELAVLVELELLTAEELEAAIATEFPAARIAFPGSAELWVEGILNIGISPRRLIATLLQHFREQGGQVFEQTAIDRVSVHPDGVVIGAGSQRWSGRLLLDALGHFSPIARQARAGAKPDAICLVVGGCAQGFPASDRGDLFVSRSPIQQQRQSFWEAFPAAEGRTAYLFTYIDAQPARPSLRSLLEEYLAALPEYQGVDLQQLQWKRLLWGILPSYRQSPLQSPWNRILAIGDSSSAQSPLSFGGFGALLRHLERLCRGIHEALLADCLQAADLALLQPHQPNLAVTWLFQQSMTVPLDRSLPPERINELLGRIFAVMESLGPQTLRPFLQDVVQFQPLAKTLLMTTLLHPVLVAKLLPQLGLQPLLQWLPQFLQLSLYRSLAIAGEPTDWLKVCDRDRFRQRRRQEAWFYGSGCDYAAPLKSSVDRHRSIN
- the priA gene encoding primosomal protein N', producing the protein MRHPGLPQAWAEVLVDCPGLETPYTYEASPAIAVGDVVLVPFGDRLVGGLVVRIVSELAAELDATRIRPIHEVVAQSFFQPHYWALLEQTASYYQVSLTQVLRVALPPGLLRRSQRRIRARSGTQPILRSGAAQRLWPLLQKNLETGYSWRYLCQQHPQASQGLRELLQTGCVESYICLGKSTQAKQQLAITLVQPRSPHLTDRQAAVLAQLQQLGGEVWLQSFQEQTGASRGLLDRLSVLGCVAITPKERLRSGLQTTDLSADQPRQLTPAQAAALAQIQQAGAGETLLLHGVTGSGKTEVYLQAIAPLLDQQRSVLVLVPEIGLTPQLTERFQQRFGGDRLCLYHSGLSDGERYDAWRQMLLGGARVVIGTRSAVFAPLPNLGLIILDEEHDSSFKQEQTPPCYHARQVAHWRSQWEGCPLLLGSATPDLETWAATQGAEAQTRYLALPDRVEARTLPPVEIVDLRQELANGNRSIFSTKLQQALVDLQARGEQGILFIHRRGHSTFVSCRACGTPIGCPHCDVSLSYHLDQVLNQSLLRCHYCNYTQAQPQRCPACDSPYLKNFGSGSQRVEAEVKRLFPELAVYRYDSDTTRQKGGHQKVLDQFRSQPASLLVGTQMLTKGIDLPEVTLVGVVAADGLLHMPDFRASERSLQTLIQVAGRAGRGDRPGRVIVQTYCPDHPVLTHLLDHNYAQFLGEELQERQAHGYPPAQRLLLLSCRGLEEAVVMTAAEAIADRLHPILPAGVELLGPAPANIARIARRHRWQLLLKAPPETDWQWLPLTDLRVCCPKGVNLLIDVDPLSF